The DNA region TCTAGTAAGAAATCTGTATTGCTGGATTCTTTTCAAATCATTCATGGTATGAACAGGACAATGTTCGGAACCAGCTCATCCAGTTCGAGTTGCTTCTTGCAGCCGCGACATTTGTGGTGGCCATGTTCGCCGTTGTTACCGGAGTCTTTGGTATGAACTTTGAGGACTCTGTGTTTGACACTGCATCCACTTTCAATTGGGTGGTGGTTTTATCAAGCATATTATGTATAGTGGTATATTCCTTCATTTTATTATACTTCAAGCACAAAAAATTGCTTCCGGTATGAAATGTTCTCCTCGTTGCAGTCGTCTTATATTCATTGATTATTCTTGTGCAGATTCAAACAAACAGTTATGTTGTAGTTTTTGCATCAGGTTCTTATGAACAATTCATATTGTTTATATTCATCTATTATGTGCCCCCTATTTCTAGTGATGTTTTTACGAAATGAACCATTTTATACTTTAGTGGTTTTAAATTAGGGATACCTAGTGAATGCGATGTCTTGAATTGTTTAGTCATTAGTGTAAACTACGTACATTATACTCACATAATATCCTCTTGAGGCATTTACAAAGTTCTTTATTGTGTATATTTTGACCATAAACAGCACTTGATATTATACTTTCAATGTGAGtatcatgttttattttattgtattctCTGTCTAATTATTTCTCCTTTaatcttcttgtatttgtgtcCATGAATTACGCTCATAAATGAGCCACTCTCTTTGTCTAATTATATATCAAATTGGAcagatttaaaattaattatagtttTCTGTCACTTGACTCACTTCAGTAGCTTCCAATTAGATATTAAATTCCTATTCAGTCAATAAATTGATTGCATTAGTCACTTGATTTTATTGGCTAGAAAAACTAATTTCTAACAAAATCTAGCTATTTCAATTCCTTTGTCTCAACAAAGGGTTAGAGTTGTAAAGGAACCAATACTTTGTGATGTTCAAACTTGTGTGTGATAAAAAGAATCGAGTTAAACTAACTAAGCTTAAAATTAAACAAGCTGTTCAAACCAATTGTTTAAATTTGGCCTTTGGTTTTTCTTTTCGagcttaagtaaaaaaaattgttttaaaatttatttaggtGATTAATGAATTTGATATTACAAAattatctatttattttattttttttaaatttgattaaaaaaaaactttattcaTATTGCAGCAATCCTCATTTCAGTGATATCACGTGTATGTATCATCTGTGACggcataaaaaattttaaaaaatatatttattagagaaaaagttGATATTATTCAATCTCATCATGGTAAGATATAGATAATCTGAGatatagataaataaattatGAAGATATTTAATTCTATCACATGACCTTAGGAGGTTAGACTATCAGTTAAAAAAActtgattaatgaatattaatataattaaataaatagaaaattatttatcgTACCAAAAAATCTCCAACCAGGAAAAATCGTTGATAAAATTTGTGTTCAAAATTCATtaactttttctttaaaaaaacataaattttaagGGTCATCATCCAAAGAAATTCTTATATTTGAAAGAAACTAAATTGATTCGGTTAAAACCGAAAATAAACCGGTACACATTTTTTTAGACCAAATTGGCCACCACTGACAGGCCGCCCAATTCGTAAACCAAATCCTGCCTTGGAGCCTATCCAATCGTAAGGCAGATAAAGATGCGAGTAACACCACTGTCGACACGCCAAATCACTGACTGTAACTTTCCTAGGAGTCTGTCCAATCGTAAGGCAGGTAAAGAGTAGGGTAGGAACAGTTCGAATATTTCCGTTTCCTTGCTCACCACGGCTCCGTTGGACCATATAACGCAACGTTGCGCGACCGGGAATCGATAGAAACCCTAAAACAAACCTAAATAAAGCCTAATTTGTGAGCGGAGCTTTTGGCATTTGGCGGCGAACTATCCGGCGATTCAGGTCGTGTCTCCCTCTTTCGAAGCTCTTGTTCTAaatctttgttttattttggttcgCTGAATCTCAGGAACTTCtccatctcttttcttatttgtccgTCATTGCCGCCTTCAGAAGCGATGAAACCTTTTATTGCTTTGGTTATTCTTTTCATGATGTTGTTGCGCTCTGGTAGTGCATCTTCTCTCTTTGTATCTATCACAGAGTAATCGGTGCGCGTGACCCCAGAAAAATTTCTTTGTTGTTGCTTGTCAGATTATTCGAGAAATTTGAACCTGATTCTTACTCTTTCTCAATTATAATTTGTTATTATTCTATTTGTCGTAGGTGTATCTAAATTTCGCAGCAGCCACCAATATGGCTACTCGTAAGTACCAAGACCTCTTCTCAGCtaaacagtttttttttttcttttcgaaCAACGGCCTAGTTTCTTGAAGTATGCGGTTTGTAGTTTGATGATGACATAAATGGAGTAATTTGATATGATTTTAtagttctttttttttaaaaaaaaaattgatatgacAAGTAACCAATAAAGAAACCCAGATTCCCCATTATTATTTGTAGCATTCTTCCTTTCATGAACTATGGTTTGTAGGTTCATTCCTGTGCTATATATTCCATCATTCAATGTTAAATGCACTATAAAGGGATGGAAATGTATTGGGCACTAGCTGTTTGTCTTCAACTGGAATTTATACTAGTTTGATTCACTTTCTTATACATTCCTCGAGAAAATTTTAGATACTTAAATGCTTTTAAACAACCCTCAAGAAATGACAATCTCCCTTTCTGCAGGTGTTCAGTTTGAAAACAATTGTGAAGTCGGGGTATTCTCTAAGTTAACAAATGCCTACTGTTTGGTTGCAATTGGAGGATCAGAGAGCTTTTACAGGTTAGTGCTTCAAAATGGACCAAAAAATGATTATGCTTACTCAGTAGGAACACTATGGTTCGCTGATGCAGTGTGTTTGAGTCTGAGTTGGCTGATGTTATCCCTGTGGTCAAGACCTCTATAGCAGGAACTAGAATTATTGGACGACTTTGCGCTGGTAAATACTAAATGGACACTTTATTCAAGTCTGTTGTAACTTTACATGTTTCTATATTATGacattttattttcttcaacGCAGGAAATAAGAATGGGCTTCTTTTGCCACACACCACAACTGACCAAGGTAATTTCCTCCCCTCCAATACTTCCCCATTTCTTTTGTTTATCGCCTCTTTTATTTTGGataattttgtttttcttttcctatttttttttttggcaagaCTGCGATGCATTTTATAGTTCACTTAACTAGTATGTTCTGTAGCTCATTTGTATATATTTTGTGCCTTTATGATAATGGTGTGAACTCTCAAGATCAATTTACAGACCCTGTAGTCCAACTTTATATCATAAATTATGAACATTAAATCACCAAACATAGTGATGGTTATAGGTAATATGAGTTATCATGGCAAATCTGTGAACCTTTGGGAATAGCCAGTGTTGAACACGGAAAAATGCAGGCTTTAGGAATTATAGGAAGATATGTTAAAATCAGGATAAATATAGGATAATTATATATGTAATCTTACGATTTGTCATAGAGGATCAACATTGTTATTCTTAAGGATCCTGAGGCTGACCATAATCACTTAATTGAGAATTTACTTTAGAGAACCAACTTGAAAGAGTATTGTTCAATTCAAAGAAGAATTAATAATGCAACTCTATGGTATTCTTTGATGTTGTCCTATTGCTACTATCTGATAACATATGACGCGAAATAGGATAAACATACATTAGATATATATATTTGTTGCCTGCATTTTTAGAGGTGCTACATGATTATTCTCAAGGATTCTGAGCTTGGGCATAAGGTACTGACTTGAAAGAGTATATTATCCAGTTGTAGAAGATTATCTAGTGTAGCAACCTATTGAGCATTGAGATGATTAACTGTGGATAGAAAGAAATAGAGCAGGAATTGTTTTTACTTGCAGTTGCACTAGAGAGTGTTGTTAGTCAGAAATAATATTTGATGAGTTAAACCAGAAATATATTTGTTGAATTAACTACTTTACGTCTGTAgttataatatatataaaattggCTCCAATTAGTTGAGATTTATAAAGTTTGTTTGTTGTTGACTGACTAATATAACTTGATACAAGTCGAGTTAATTGTGCAAATAATTTGTCAGTTAAAAGCATGCGTTAACTGAGAAGACAATCTTTCTCTATGGCATTACTGGATTAGTTATTAGCATTCAGTTCCTTCCATAAATGGCACATGCTCAAGGGCTGACGCTATTGTCAGACTAATTCCAGAACAAGAGAGCAATTAACCTAACAGCTTTAATGAATCAATGAAGAGAATGCCATGATTTTTTATTCAAAGAACTTGTGATTGATTAATAGTTGATATAGAGAAAAATCAGAAAAATGCTTGTTCGATTGCATACAGGTGTATTTTTGAGCATTGCCTAAAATCATCTTATGCTTATTGTTATTTAGAGCTACAACATCTGAGGAACAGTCTGCCTGATGGTGTGGTTGTCCAAAGAATAGACGAAAGGCTATCTGCTTTAGGCAATTGCATTGCTTGCAATGACCATGTTGCTCTTACACATCCTGATCTGGATagggtaagttattttcttcatctcaTAATCAGGATTATACCACACTATTGACCTAAGCAGAAGTCAGTTCAATCCCATACTAAGTAAACCTCCTTTTTCTTTCAGGAAACCGAAGAACTCATTGCAGATGTACTTGGTGTGGAAGTGTTTAGGCAAACAATTGCTGGAAACATACTTGTGGGAAGTTACTGTGCATTTTCGAATAAAGGGGGTCTGGTTAGTTTCTGAGCAGGAATCATTCTTGTTGGACGTACCATTGCTCTCCCTCTTCTTATCTCTCTGTAATCCAAATACAGGTACACCCTCATACATCTATCGAAGACCTTGATGAACTCTCAACTCTTCTCCAAGTCCCTCTGGTCGCAGGAACAGTGAACCGTGGCAGCGAGGTTATTGCTTCTGGAATGACTGTCAATGACTGGACAGCTTTCTGTGGATCTGACACCACTGCGACAGAGCTCTCCGTCATTGAAAGTGTCTTCAAACTAAGAGACGCACAGCCAAACATTATTGTAGATGAGATGAGGAAGTCGCTCATCGACAGCTACGTGTGATATCTTGGATCTAGATAGCAATGGAATACTATGGAGCTAAGATTGCTCAGGAGTCGACTATGGATTCAACCTTATGGTGGCCAAAATTATTGTAATACAGAGTTTGTTATTTGCTGAGTGTGGATTGTGAAAGTTAGCTAATGGAGATTAAGCTAAGAAAGAGCTTCACTTAGTTTGGTGAAATACCAAGTGAATTGGTATGGAGATAACGGAGGGTTGTGAAGGACTTTGTTTTTTTGTACTCGATAATCTAAATTAGAAATGcctttatatttatgatttatgcccactttattttaaattataaataaatttggtGTCTGTTGTAGTTGCAGTAGTTGTTGCGTTCGCCACCATGGCGTCGTCGTTGTAATCCATTTGTTCTACAACCTCAAGTGAGTCGATATTGACAAAAGATAAATATTCAACTCAATGTAACTACATGAACTTAATAATTCGTAGTTTAGTTGCCCTTGAGTGTCCCAATTCTCATCGAGCTACAAACCCTAAATTTAAGTACAAGTATTGTATTCCTTTCTATGAGAAACAAATTCTAAATTTAAGAATATTGACCCATCTTTATAAATGTTTTTTGATTTATCCGTCggtgaaaaatttttataaatgtttttCGTCGTCGGTGAAAAATTTCTATGAAACTGAATcgatcaatttcaaaattaatcgatttaaaaaattaaatatctaaattatataaaaaaacttACAAGTACCAAAATTAAGCGATTTAAAAAGCTAAAtatctaaattatataaaaaaacttacgagtaccgTAAAATCATTATAGAAatcataaaaataattattatttttttcataaagaAGTCTTGAATTAGCCGTTGAAATATTTATACATTGTGCATTGACCATGTCGAATCTGTTTCGACATAACAGAAATATATAATAGATTATAAATCCGAAATGAATTTAGTTCTTGAAATACCTCAATCGACATTGTTGTAAACTCTGAAAACTACGAACAACACAGATCCGACGATAAGGTGGGCCCCACCCCGCAGGAGGTCAGCGTCACgtggaaggtcaaagtcaagatggtcaacaccCCCAGGATAACGTCCGATCGGGCGACCCCATCAGCCGATCGGACTAAGAAATGGTCGGTCCGACATTATAACAGCTCGGTCTcgcaccgagcttccgacgctcaaagcCCCAGTATCACCAAAGTAGGCGTCAACCAGCAAGGCATGTGCCAGGCGGACATCTGGATCGGGCAAAGATCATATCACAGCCAGCGAACACGACCCAGCAAGCCTAGACAGTGAAAGTGttatgatgtatactaaaagcctagtattttgtatgaacatttatattttgaaatgagaatcattttggtcaaatgttgcatgttaatgcagttgtccatttaatttatattgtagataacatggtgtgtggtgtcatataaaagatcatgttatcagttccttataaattataaatagtagctcacgaccgagatggatagggacaaaccattggaacagttgtagtgtaatttggaattagtttgtcttgactatataattactgcaggatcgaaaagaattaaga from Zingiber officinale cultivar Zhangliang chromosome 4B, Zo_v1.1, whole genome shotgun sequence includes:
- the LOC121976914 gene encoding eukaryotic translation initiation factor 6-2-like, whose amino-acid sequence is MATRVQFENNCEVGVFSKLTNAYCLVAIGGSESFYSVFESELADVIPVVKTSIAGTRIIGRLCAGNKNGLLLPHTTTDQELQHLRNSLPDGVVVQRIDERLSALGNCIACNDHVALTHPDLDRETEELIADVLGVEVFRQTIAGNILVGSYCAFSNKGGLVHPHTSIEDLDELSTLLQVPLVAGTVNRGSEVIASGMTVNDWTAFCGSDTTATELSVIESVFKLRDAQPNIIVDEMRKSLIDSYV